One window of the Pseudomonas sihuiensis genome contains the following:
- the pqqC gene encoding pyrroloquinoline-quinone synthase PqqC, with amino-acid sequence MSQAAMTPAEFEQALRAKGALYHIHHPFHRAMYEGRATREQIQGWVANRFYYQVNIPLKDAAIMANCPDRETRREWIQRILDHDGAPGEEGGIEAWLRLAEAVGLDREQVLSQELVLPGVRFAVDAYVNFARRASWQEAASSSLTELFAPTIHQSRLDAWPQHYPWIDAAGYDYFRNRLSQARRDVEHGLRITLEHYRTREAQERMLNILQFKLDVLWSMLDAMSMAYELERPPYHTVTAERVWHRGIAL; translated from the coding sequence ATGAGCCAAGCTGCCATGACCCCTGCCGAATTCGAGCAGGCGCTGCGCGCCAAGGGCGCGCTGTACCACATCCATCATCCGTTTCATCGCGCCATGTACGAAGGCCGCGCCACCCGCGAGCAGATACAGGGCTGGGTGGCCAACCGCTTCTACTATCAGGTCAATATTCCTCTCAAGGATGCGGCGATCATGGCCAACTGCCCGGATCGCGAGACCCGGCGTGAGTGGATTCAGCGCATCCTCGACCATGATGGGGCGCCAGGCGAGGAAGGCGGTATCGAAGCCTGGCTGCGCCTGGCCGAGGCGGTCGGCCTCGACCGCGAGCAGGTGCTGTCGCAGGAGCTGGTGCTGCCCGGCGTGCGCTTCGCCGTGGACGCCTACGTCAACTTCGCCCGCCGCGCCAGTTGGCAGGAGGCGGCCAGCAGCTCGCTGACCGAGCTGTTCGCCCCGACCATCCACCAGTCGCGCCTGGACGCCTGGCCGCAGCACTACCCGTGGATCGATGCGGCCGGTTACGACTACTTCCGCAATCGCCTGAGCCAGGCGCGGCGCGACGTCGAGCATGGCCTGCGCATCACCCTCGAACACTACCGCACCCGTGAGGCACAGGAGCGCATGCTGAATATCCTGCAGTTCAAGCTCGACGTACTGTGGAGCATGCTCGACGCCATGAGTATGGCCTACGAGCTGGAGCGCCCTCCGTATCACACGGTGACGGCCGAGCGCGTCTGGCATCGGGGGATCGCTTTATGA